A stretch of Roseibium porphyridii DNA encodes these proteins:
- a CDS encoding tetratricopeptide repeat protein — protein MRKLALMLCVLVAAGAAHAETRFTVEDDLGVLNPQDTGVQMLKRKIEMGVIDSVTCSLGINATKNDNHELARKLTRRCAEAGYTKAMTWMSQLEDNGMGGDYNPDAAAEWDRRAAEAGDPVGRYNYGLDLMRGHGVAKDEMLGRRYVDQAAQDGLEIAKRLQRAGYDLDEVTPDADNWKYAPLF, from the coding sequence ATGCGCAAACTGGCGTTGATGCTTTGTGTCCTCGTTGCAGCTGGTGCTGCTCATGCGGAAACACGTTTCACAGTTGAGGATGATCTTGGCGTTCTCAATCCTCAAGATACCGGCGTTCAAATGCTGAAGCGGAAGATCGAGATGGGTGTGATCGATTCCGTTACGTGTTCACTTGGGATCAATGCCACCAAGAATGACAACCACGAACTGGCTCGCAAACTGACCCGGAGATGCGCAGAGGCAGGTTACACCAAGGCCATGACCTGGATGAGTCAACTCGAAGACAATGGCATGGGCGGAGACTACAACCCCGATGCCGCCGCCGAGTGGGACCGTCGCGCCGCCGAAGCTGGCGATCCGGTTGGCAGATACAATTATGGCCTGGATCTGATGCGCGGACATGGAGTTGCCAAGGACGAAATGCTCGGCCGGCGGTATGTCGACCAGGCAGCACAGGACGGCCTGGAAATCGCCAAGCGTCTGCAAAGAGCAGGTTACGACCTCGACGAAGTCACTCCTGATGCAGACAACTGGAAATACGCACCACTCTTCTAA
- a CDS encoding response regulator transcription factor codes for MSIEAENANKFLIIDDHPLFREALHSAVELAYPNSDTLDAASLDDACELLDDDSGFDLALLDLSIPGVKGMDGLLHLRTHYPRLPVVVVSGAEDPPIIAQVMAYGAAGFIPKSSKKKTLALAIQQVMNGATYLPENYNDTDDEPLDDQTRKMIERLSSLTPQQIRVLQMICSGLLNKQIAYELQVGETTVKAHVSEVLRKLCVSSRTQAVIEVKKLEALGTADPFVSTTTAGPGFRPARHHS; via the coding sequence ATGTCAATCGAGGCCGAAAATGCCAACAAGTTCCTGATCATCGATGATCATCCCTTGTTTCGTGAAGCTTTGCATAGTGCCGTGGAGCTGGCTTATCCCAACTCTGATACGCTTGATGCGGCCTCGCTGGACGATGCGTGTGAGTTGCTCGACGACGATTCCGGCTTCGATCTTGCACTGCTTGATCTGTCCATTCCCGGCGTGAAAGGCATGGATGGACTTTTGCATCTCAGGACCCATTATCCGAGGCTTCCGGTTGTTGTGGTCTCCGGCGCAGAAGATCCTCCGATCATTGCCCAGGTGATGGCCTATGGGGCGGCCGGTTTCATTCCAAAGTCTTCAAAGAAAAAAACATTGGCGCTAGCCATACAGCAGGTCATGAATGGTGCCACTTACCTGCCTGAAAACTATAACGACACCGATGATGAACCGCTTGACGACCAGACCCGGAAAATGATCGAGCGCCTGTCCAGTTTGACACCGCAACAGATCCGCGTTCTTCAGATGATTTGCAGTGGTTTGCTGAACAAGCAGATCGCATACGAACTTCAAGTTGGCGAAACAACCGTCAAGGCGCATGTCTCTGAAGTCCTGCGCAAGTTATGCGTCTCAAGCCGGACGCAGGCCGTGATAGAGGTCAAGAAACTGGAGGCTTTGGGTACGGCAGATCCGTTTGTCTCAACGACAACGGCAGGCCCGGGTTTCAGGCCGGCGCGTCATCATAGCTGA
- a CDS encoding tetratricopeptide repeat protein, producing the protein MKYGLVTILLATGILGQSALAEQVDSGGTLNPDEMSLSKSLSRALEGDVDMVVCAQGYMLTKKGDHDAARKLFRTCAEQGWTGTMTWMAYMEQNGLGKAENPESAAEWDRRAAEAGDPIGQFNYGLDLLRGYGVEQDIDLGKSFIDRSAEQGFETAEELQQGGYDWKLVTPDADEWKFQRIY; encoded by the coding sequence ATGAAATACGGACTTGTCACAATATTGCTCGCGACCGGAATTTTGGGGCAGAGCGCGCTGGCGGAACAGGTCGACAGTGGCGGAACACTCAATCCGGACGAAATGAGCCTCAGCAAATCGCTTAGCCGTGCTCTGGAAGGCGACGTTGATATGGTCGTGTGCGCACAGGGCTACATGCTGACAAAGAAAGGCGACCACGACGCGGCGCGCAAACTGTTTCGGACCTGCGCTGAACAAGGCTGGACAGGAACCATGACCTGGATGGCCTATATGGAGCAGAACGGTCTTGGAAAGGCTGAGAACCCGGAATCTGCTGCCGAATGGGACCGAAGAGCCGCCGAGGCTGGCGACCCAATCGGACAGTTCAACTACGGCCTGGATCTTCTGCGCGGCTATGGCGTCGAGCAGGACATTGACCTTGGCAAGAGTTTCATTGACCGGTCAGCTGAGCAGGGCTTCGAAACCGCGGAAGAACTTCAGCAGGGTGGGTACGACTGGAAACTTGTTACACCAGATGCTGACGAATGGAAATTTCAACGTATTTACTAG
- a CDS encoding FGGY family carbohydrate kinase, giving the protein MTGKGKIAVLDVGKTNVDLWVADRTGNLLENRSTPNRVSDGPPWRHHDLKTLSDWLGETLADICQHHPIEFLIPVGHGAGGVLVGEDSADENMGAMLPMIDYEDHCPEDINSEYLGKCGTFEDRGSQVMMASTHAARQLLRMQRADPKTFAKANHYLNIAQYWGWWLTGVAVSEYSAMGAQSHLWNVLRHHWSPIVDIQGWRGLLPDFQPAWSKLGTVRHTLMRRYGLPANITVLTGAHDSSSNFYRYVAAGLEDFTLVSTGTWVVAMSRETNLATFDHDRGTTINADMNGLPVGGALVMAGREFSAIAGPSWHGDKAELGPLIRIVEQGTMALPGFGNNDGQFPGSAGHGQIVGPMPETTAERTALAVLQAALLTVTCADTLGGGRRLILDGTFLKEPLYAPLVAALRPDIKTELSEEKNGVVIGALCLAARVLGEQPFELRLQPVEPAAIPGLAAYASDWRRAAEANAGEAL; this is encoded by the coding sequence ATGACCGGCAAGGGCAAAATCGCGGTCCTCGACGTTGGAAAAACCAACGTTGACCTGTGGGTGGCGGATCGAACTGGAAACCTGCTTGAAAACCGATCGACGCCGAACAGAGTCTCCGACGGCCCACCCTGGCGGCACCATGACCTGAAGACATTGAGCGATTGGTTGGGAGAAACTCTTGCCGACATCTGCCAGCACCATCCGATTGAGTTCCTTATACCGGTAGGACACGGCGCGGGAGGTGTTCTGGTCGGCGAGGATTCTGCCGACGAAAACATGGGTGCGATGCTGCCCATGATCGACTATGAGGATCACTGCCCGGAAGACATCAACTCCGAATACCTCGGCAAATGCGGCACATTCGAAGATCGCGGAAGTCAGGTGATGATGGCCTCGACCCACGCGGCGAGGCAATTGCTTCGAATGCAACGTGCCGATCCAAAAACCTTCGCAAAGGCAAACCACTATCTGAACATTGCCCAGTACTGGGGATGGTGGCTGACCGGTGTCGCAGTTTCTGAATATTCTGCCATGGGGGCCCAGTCGCATCTCTGGAATGTTTTGCGGCATCATTGGAGCCCCATTGTGGATATACAGGGTTGGCGTGGGCTTTTGCCAGACTTCCAGCCAGCCTGGTCCAAACTCGGCACCGTTCGTCACACGCTGATGAGACGCTACGGCTTGCCTGCCAACATTACCGTTCTGACCGGCGCCCACGATTCCAGCTCAAACTTCTACCGATATGTAGCCGCTGGACTTGAAGACTTCACACTGGTTTCAACCGGCACCTGGGTCGTTGCAATGTCAAGGGAAACCAACCTGGCGACATTCGATCACGATCGAGGCACGACGATAAACGCCGACATGAACGGTTTGCCTGTTGGCGGCGCCCTGGTGATGGCAGGACGTGAATTCTCGGCAATTGCCGGCCCCAGCTGGCACGGCGACAAAGCCGAGCTTGGTCCGCTCATTCGCATCGTGGAACAAGGCACCATGGCCCTTCCCGGCTTCGGCAACAATGACGGCCAGTTTCCTGGTAGCGCCGGGCATGGCCAGATTGTCGGGCCAATGCCGGAAACCACTGCAGAGCGAACGGCTCTTGCAGTGCTGCAGGCCGCCCTTTTGACGGTGACTTGCGCGGATACACTTGGGGGTGGTCGTCGCTTGATCCTCGACGGTACTTTTTTGAAGGAGCCTTTGTATGCGCCGCTGGTCGCAGCTCTGCGCCCAGATATCAAAACTGAACTCTCAGAAGAAAAAAATGGCGTCGTGATTGGCGCCCTTTGCCTGGCAGCCCGGGTATTGGGCGAACAGCCTTTCGAACTTCGTCTGCAACCGGTGGAACCTGCAGCTATTCCAGGTCTTGCGGCTTATGCCAGTGATTGGCGTAGGGCCGCCGAAGCAAACGCCGGCGAGGCGCTATAA
- a CDS encoding alpha/beta hydrolase family esterase codes for MKLLSILGALALIGNAGVISPANAHPCGLDAACSLDNRVYRAKAPENWDGVTPLPVLIHFHGWKRDSKHPLKNPKVLKAINGNSALLVAPEGLRRTWDFWERNNRDVPFVRAVIEDVAKRFPIDRSRIYATGFSYGSAMAWRVACDAGDLVAGILPAAGTLYRQDGIDCPTGPMNVMHVHGFKDNVMDLPLSPDGSPNVAVELWRRTNMCAQEPDHTETLNGHTCLTWSTCQSGKEVMLCLHERGHIVPKGWISNALKRALERYQLGEGAFSRADEPSAATDSTSQSN; via the coding sequence GTGAAACTACTATCCATTCTGGGTGCACTGGCTCTGATCGGAAATGCCGGCGTCATCTCGCCGGCGAATGCGCATCCTTGCGGGCTCGATGCAGCCTGCAGTTTGGACAACAGGGTTTATCGAGCCAAAGCCCCGGAAAACTGGGATGGCGTAACGCCTCTGCCGGTCCTGATCCACTTTCACGGCTGGAAGCGCGACTCCAAACACCCTTTGAAGAACCCGAAGGTGCTGAAAGCGATCAACGGGAACAGTGCACTTCTGGTTGCACCGGAGGGCTTGCGCCGGACATGGGATTTCTGGGAACGCAACAACCGGGATGTGCCCTTCGTCCGCGCCGTGATTGAGGATGTCGCAAAGAGGTTCCCAATTGACCGCAGCAGAATTTATGCGACCGGTTTTTCCTACGGTTCAGCAATGGCATGGCGCGTGGCATGCGATGCCGGAGATCTGGTTGCCGGTATCTTGCCGGCTGCCGGAACACTCTACCGGCAAGACGGAATAGACTGCCCGACCGGCCCAATGAACGTCATGCATGTTCATGGGTTCAAGGACAATGTCATGGACCTTCCACTCAGTCCGGACGGCAGCCCGAACGTGGCTGTCGAATTATGGCGGCGGACCAACATGTGCGCGCAGGAACCTGACCATACCGAAACGCTCAACGGTCACACCTGCCTGACATGGTCAACCTGCCAAAGCGGCAAAGAGGTCATGTTGTGCCTCCACGAGCGTGGCCACATCGTCCCAAAAGGCTGGATATCGAACGCGTTGAAACGGGCTCTGGAAAGATATCAACTGGGCGAAGGTGCCTTTAGCCGTGCAGATGAGCCATCCGCCGCAACTGATTCAACCAGCCAGTCGAATTGA
- a CDS encoding transglycosylase domain-containing protein: MKKFAKVGAGSIALLLAGCIGYGAFGYFDAISDADDLRTRADTLIASDFGGASLGAERYQQLLAVQDPRFEQHGGVDMTTPGAGITTISQSLSKRVGFEKFTPGIGKIRQTGYALGLESELSKEQIMALWLDTLEMGRGPEGWVTGFHRMSEAVFGAPPRAIKDEQYLSLLAVMIAPAQYRIGTKDDALADRTGRIGRLVSGKCAPIDNSDVWLEGCM, translated from the coding sequence ATGAAAAAGTTCGCCAAGGTCGGAGCGGGTTCGATCGCACTCTTGCTGGCTGGATGCATTGGCTATGGCGCGTTTGGCTATTTTGACGCGATTTCCGATGCAGACGATTTGAGAACGCGGGCCGATACCCTCATTGCTTCCGACTTCGGGGGAGCTTCCTTGGGAGCGGAGCGCTACCAACAGCTTCTGGCGGTACAAGACCCACGGTTCGAGCAACATGGCGGCGTGGACATGACAACACCGGGCGCCGGCATAACAACCATTTCGCAATCGCTGTCAAAGCGTGTCGGATTTGAAAAATTCACCCCGGGTATCGGGAAAATCAGGCAAACCGGCTACGCGCTTGGTTTGGAGAGCGAACTAAGCAAAGAGCAAATAATGGCACTTTGGCTGGACACTCTGGAAATGGGACGTGGACCGGAGGGTTGGGTGACGGGCTTTCATCGCATGAGTGAGGCAGTATTTGGCGCACCACCTCGCGCGATCAAAGACGAGCAATATCTGTCTCTTCTCGCGGTAATGATTGCCCCTGCGCAGTACCGGATCGGAACCAAGGATGACGCTCTAGCTGACCGAACTGGCAGAATTGGCAGACTTGTTTCGGGCAAATGCGCCCCAATCGACAATTCCGATGTCTGGTTGGAAGGCTGCATGTAG
- a CDS encoding PQQ-dependent methanol/ethanol family dehydrogenase, whose protein sequence is MKKFFALAAVSALAITGAHADVTEEDLAKDAVTTDSVLTNGMGRDQQRFSPLKIINKDNVKNVVPAWAFSLGGEKQRGQETQPLIYDGVMYITGSYSRLYAINVKTGEEIWQYDARLPEGILPCCDVVNRGAAIYGDKIYFGTLDARIVALDLKTGDVVWRKKIADYKAGYSYTAAPVIVNGLVVTGNSGGEFGIVGEVQARDAETGELVWTRPVIEGHMGTFKGEESTMTGTLNATWPGDLWKTGGGATWLGGTYDQDTNTLVFGAGNPAPWNSWLRSAGNPTGTEGDNLYAASRIGINPENGEIKWHYQTTPREGWDFDGVNEVIPFVDASGNKRYATADRNGYFYILNRDDGAFVNAWPFVKQITWADGIGEDGRPKFVENNRPGDPSKAADGKKGEVVFAVPSFLGGKNWMPMAHNPDNGLFYVPSNEWGMDIWNEPITYKKGAAYLGSGFTIKPIFEDHIGSLKAIDPNTGEIKWEYKNNAPLWGGVMTTAGGLVFTGMPEGQFKAFDADTGEELWSFQTGSGIVGQPITWDMDGEQYIAIASGWGGAVPLWGGEVAKKVNYLNQGGSIWVFKLPKQLASSN, encoded by the coding sequence ATGAAGAAGTTTTTCGCATTGGCTGCGGTCAGCGCGCTCGCGATCACAGGTGCGCACGCAGACGTAACGGAAGAAGATCTGGCCAAAGACGCCGTGACGACCGACAGCGTTTTGACCAATGGTATGGGCCGCGATCAGCAGCGGTTTTCGCCACTTAAAATCATCAACAAGGACAACGTCAAAAACGTTGTACCGGCTTGGGCCTTTTCGCTGGGAGGCGAAAAACAACGCGGTCAGGAAACACAACCTCTGATTTATGACGGGGTGATGTATATCACCGGCTCCTATTCTCGCCTCTATGCGATCAACGTGAAGACCGGCGAGGAGATCTGGCAATATGATGCCCGTCTGCCGGAAGGTATTCTGCCATGCTGCGACGTGGTCAACCGTGGCGCCGCAATCTATGGCGATAAAATCTATTTCGGAACACTGGATGCCAGGATTGTCGCCCTTGATCTGAAGACCGGTGACGTCGTCTGGCGCAAGAAAATCGCGGACTATAAGGCAGGTTACTCCTATACGGCCGCACCGGTTATCGTGAATGGTCTTGTCGTCACTGGAAACTCAGGCGGCGAGTTTGGTATCGTTGGCGAAGTTCAGGCCCGCGATGCGGAAACCGGAGAGCTTGTCTGGACCCGGCCTGTGATCGAAGGACATATGGGAACCTTCAAGGGCGAAGAGAGCACCATGACCGGAACGCTGAACGCGACCTGGCCAGGCGACCTTTGGAAGACCGGCGGTGGTGCCACGTGGCTTGGTGGCACGTATGATCAGGACACAAACACGCTGGTGTTCGGCGCTGGCAACCCAGCACCCTGGAACAGTTGGCTGCGGTCTGCGGGCAATCCGACGGGGACTGAAGGCGATAATCTCTACGCAGCCTCGCGGATCGGCATCAATCCGGAAAACGGCGAGATCAAGTGGCACTATCAGACAACGCCCCGCGAAGGTTGGGACTTTGATGGCGTGAACGAGGTCATTCCATTTGTCGATGCCAGCGGTAACAAGCGTTATGCGACTGCAGACAGGAATGGATATTTCTACATCCTCAATCGGGATGACGGTGCGTTCGTCAACGCCTGGCCGTTCGTCAAACAGATCACCTGGGCAGACGGCATCGGTGAAGACGGTCGTCCCAAGTTTGTTGAAAACAACCGTCCTGGTGATCCAAGCAAGGCAGCAGACGGTAAGAAGGGTGAAGTGGTCTTTGCCGTGCCTTCGTTCCTGGGTGGCAAAAACTGGATGCCGATGGCACACAATCCGGACAACGGCCTTTTCTACGTTCCATCCAACGAGTGGGGCATGGACATCTGGAATGAGCCGATCACCTACAAGAAAGGCGCTGCCTATCTTGGTTCCGGCTTTACCATCAAGCCTATCTTCGAAGATCATATCGGTTCTCTGAAGGCGATTGACCCGAACACCGGTGAGATCAAGTGGGAATACAAGAACAACGCTCCCTTGTGGGGTGGTGTTATGACTACAGCCGGCGGCCTTGTGTTTACCGGCATGCCGGAAGGCCAGTTCAAGGCGTTTGATGCTGATACGGGCGAAGAACTCTGGTCCTTCCAGACCGGTTCGGGCATCGTTGGGCAGCCGATTACCTGGGACATGGATGGTGAGCAGTATATTGCCATTGCATCCGGTTGGGGTGGTGCGGTCCCGCTTTGGGGCGGTGAAGTCGCCAAGAAAGTGAACTACCTGAACCAGGGTGGATCGATCTGGGTGTTCAAGCTTCCCAAGCAGCTGGCGTCCTCCAACTAA
- a CDS encoding CoxG family protein — protein MDISGNQTIMAGREDVWRALNDPDVLRACIPGCQSLDKTSDTQMSAEVTTKIGPVKAKFKGAVTLENINPPESYSINGEGIGGVAGFAKGGADVKLSEVEGGTLLEYVAKAHVGGKLAQLGSRLVESTARKMADEFFTKFSEMVVGQAKTESASPATAPSKEKDQTAAPASGVSASETASSAGSVNSDRAEEKSLFGNPILWGSAAVVVLVIALAVLS, from the coding sequence TTGGATATTTCTGGCAACCAGACAATCATGGCGGGGCGTGAAGACGTATGGCGAGCCCTCAACGACCCAGATGTTCTAAGGGCCTGCATTCCGGGCTGCCAAAGCCTCGACAAGACTTCCGACACACAGATGAGCGCTGAGGTCACGACGAAGATCGGGCCGGTAAAGGCGAAATTCAAAGGTGCCGTGACACTCGAAAATATCAATCCGCCCGAAAGTTATTCCATCAATGGAGAAGGTATCGGTGGCGTCGCTGGATTTGCGAAAGGGGGCGCGGATGTAAAGCTGTCGGAAGTGGAAGGTGGCACCTTGCTTGAATATGTCGCCAAGGCTCATGTCGGGGGCAAACTTGCGCAATTGGGCAGCAGGTTGGTGGAATCCACAGCCCGGAAAATGGCCGACGAGTTTTTTACAAAATTCTCTGAAATGGTTGTCGGCCAAGCGAAGACTGAGAGTGCTTCACCGGCAACGGCTCCTTCAAAAGAGAAAGATCAAACGGCTGCTCCCGCTTCTGGTGTCAGTGCTTCTGAAACTGCGTCTTCTGCAGGCTCCGTCAATTCAGATAGGGCAGAGGAGAAATCACTTTTCGGCAATCCGATTTTATGGGGATCGGCAGCAGTCGTCGTGCTCGTTATTGCGTTGGCCGTTTTGAGTTAA
- a CDS encoding nucleoside/nucleotide kinase family protein, which yields MSVEISEAALADHLLEMASGQRIICAVAGAPGSGKSTLAGSLVDRLNAGLPGTAEVFPMDGFHYDDLYLVPAGLRPRKGSPDTFDVGGLASMLARLRDNKEPTVAVPVFDREIEIARAGARLIGKSVRILVAEGNYLLLDRDPWKNLLPYFDVTVSLDVPESVLRKRLSERWEAFQLSEAEIAAKVEENDLPNGRLVREHQTSADFVIRYGE from the coding sequence ATGAGCGTGGAAATCTCAGAAGCTGCCCTGGCAGACCACCTGCTGGAAATGGCCTCAGGGCAACGCATCATCTGTGCGGTCGCAGGTGCACCCGGATCAGGCAAGTCGACACTGGCAGGCTCCCTTGTCGACCGTCTGAATGCAGGCCTGCCCGGAACTGCCGAAGTGTTTCCGATGGACGGGTTTCACTATGACGATCTGTATCTTGTCCCAGCTGGCCTGCGCCCACGAAAAGGTTCCCCCGACACATTTGATGTCGGCGGACTTGCTTCCATGCTGGCCCGGCTGCGCGACAACAAAGAGCCGACCGTGGCGGTGCCGGTTTTCGACCGTGAGATCGAAATTGCACGTGCCGGTGCGCGCCTGATCGGCAAATCGGTTCGTATTCTTGTGGCAGAAGGAAATTACCTTCTTCTGGACAGAGATCCTTGGAAGAACCTGCTTCCATACTTTGACGTGACAGTGTCGTTGGATGTTCCTGAAAGCGTGCTTCGTAAAAGGCTCAGCGAACGCTGGGAGGCTTTTCAGCTCAGCGAGGCCGAGATCGCTGCCAAAGTCGAGGAGAACGATTTGCCAAACGGACGGCTCGTCCGGGAACACCAAACTTCAGCTGACTTTGTAATCCGTTACGGAGAATGA
- a CDS encoding ATP-binding cassette domain-containing protein: MIKIDIQSKAYGSLPVLGKVGFDIEAGDCVAVLGPSGIGKTTLLRIASGLDTVFEGQVSRPDRLSMVFQEPTLLPWRTAGENLKLIVGLDDEEVDQALKRVGLDGKADHLPDQLSLGQRRRLALARAFAAKPDFLVMDEPYASLDKALSGEMIELTRDLLRETQVATLLVTHSEIEAEALATRVLHLQGHPALLSNAPG, translated from the coding sequence ATGATCAAGATTGACATTCAAAGCAAGGCTTATGGAAGCCTGCCGGTATTGGGAAAGGTCGGCTTCGACATTGAAGCAGGTGATTGCGTGGCTGTGCTTGGCCCCTCGGGTATAGGCAAAACGACCCTGCTTCGGATCGCATCAGGTCTTGATACGGTTTTTGAAGGGCAAGTCAGCAGACCGGACCGCCTTTCGATGGTGTTTCAGGAGCCGACGCTGCTACCTTGGCGCACCGCAGGCGAAAATCTGAAGTTGATAGTCGGCCTTGACGACGAAGAGGTCGATCAGGCCTTGAAAAGGGTCGGATTGGACGGAAAAGCAGATCATCTCCCCGACCAGCTTTCCCTTGGCCAAAGACGTCGGCTGGCACTTGCGCGCGCCTTTGCTGCCAAACCGGACTTTCTGGTCATGGACGAACCCTATGCATCGCTCGACAAGGCGCTTTCTGGCGAGATGATCGAATTGACACGAGACTTGTTGAGGGAAACACAGGTCGCAACACTTCTGGTAACGCATTCCGAAATCGAAGCAGAGGCACTGGCTACTCGTGTGCTGCATCTGCAAGGTCACCCCGCCCTCTTGTCCAACGCGCCGGGTTAG
- a CDS encoding ABC transporter substrate-binding protein → MHRLIKLLAVGFCSLALAPAASAQETPVLKAAVLKVGTVNWELETIKQNSLDTQNGFQLEVMGMAGNPATRIAFQGGEADIVVADWLWVARQRADGHDYVFVPYSKSVGGLMVPKDSQAKSLNDLVGQKIGIAGGPVDKSWLILRAYAEQEYGLDLAAETEQVFGAPPLIFKSALSGETAGAINFWHFAAKMKAKGMRELISVSEAAKALGLNPDTPLLGYVFHGKMLKEQPDLVRGFMAASRGAKDVLANDPTAFDKIRPMMRAKSDADFEALKAGFIAGIPAPGPVNEEQAEQMLEVMGRLGGEKLVGSATSLPEGVFVVPEG, encoded by the coding sequence ATGCATCGGCTTATCAAATTGCTTGCTGTCGGTTTCTGCAGCCTTGCACTTGCACCAGCAGCAAGCGCGCAGGAGACACCCGTTCTCAAAGCAGCTGTCCTGAAAGTTGGGACGGTTAACTGGGAACTTGAAACCATCAAACAAAACAGCTTGGACACCCAAAACGGATTTCAACTGGAAGTTATGGGAATGGCCGGCAATCCGGCAACACGAATTGCGTTTCAGGGCGGTGAAGCTGATATCGTTGTCGCCGACTGGCTTTGGGTTGCCCGCCAGCGGGCTGACGGACACGACTACGTTTTCGTGCCCTATTCCAAATCCGTTGGTGGCCTTATGGTCCCGAAAGACAGTCAGGCCAAATCCTTGAATGATTTGGTCGGTCAAAAAATCGGAATTGCCGGTGGGCCGGTCGACAAGAGCTGGCTTATTCTGAGAGCCTATGCGGAGCAGGAGTACGGTCTTGATCTTGCAGCAGAAACAGAACAGGTGTTCGGTGCTCCACCACTGATCTTCAAGAGTGCACTGTCTGGTGAAACAGCCGGTGCCATCAATTTCTGGCATTTCGCAGCCAAGATGAAAGCCAAAGGCATGCGAGAATTGATCTCCGTATCCGAGGCAGCCAAGGCGCTTGGACTCAATCCCGATACTCCGCTCCTTGGATATGTCTTTCACGGCAAAATGCTCAAGGAACAACCGGATCTCGTGCGCGGCTTCATGGCAGCATCCCGAGGAGCAAAGGATGTTTTGGCAAACGACCCAACTGCTTTTGACAAGATAAGGCCCATGATGCGCGCCAAAAGCGATGCGGATTTTGAGGCGTTGAAAGCCGGATTCATCGCCGGAATTCCCGCCCCAGGTCCGGTGAATGAAGAGCAGGCCGAGCAGATGCTCGAAGTCATGGGACGACTGGGCGGAGAAAAACTCGTCGGGTCGGCAACCAGTTTGCCGGAGGGTGTGTTTGTCGTCCCGGAAGGTTGA
- a CDS encoding ABC transporter permease has product MSSRKVDTEVSGSISIRLISLGLLLVGWTAFAAAIADPAILPSPFEVGGLTFSELTNGPLLYHLGITLARVLAAFVLAMTIGTVFGLIMGRRKAVDTWLDPWLLFFLNLPALVTIVLCYLWIGLTEVAAIAAVAINKIPMVTVLIREGARTFDPALDDMSKIFRVSRLTRFRHITVPQLAPFFAASARTGTALIWKIVLVVEFLGRSNGVGFQIHLYFQLFDVAMVLTYALAFIIVMLLIEFAVLQPWERRASRWRRA; this is encoded by the coding sequence TTGTCGTCCCGGAAGGTTGATACCGAGGTATCAGGATCAATCAGCATCCGATTGATTTCGTTGGGTCTGCTTCTGGTTGGGTGGACGGCCTTCGCAGCTGCCATAGCAGACCCGGCTATCCTCCCCTCACCTTTTGAAGTCGGGGGGCTGACCTTCAGCGAACTGACCAATGGTCCTTTGCTTTATCACCTGGGAATAACGCTCGCCCGGGTTCTGGCCGCATTCGTTCTGGCCATGACCATCGGAACTGTGTTTGGCCTTATTATGGGAAGAAGAAAAGCAGTCGATACGTGGCTTGATCCGTGGTTGTTGTTTTTCTTGAACCTGCCTGCTCTTGTTACAATCGTACTGTGTTACCTCTGGATTGGGCTGACCGAAGTCGCGGCCATCGCCGCGGTCGCCATCAACAAGATCCCGATGGTCACGGTGCTTATTCGCGAAGGCGCAAGAACGTTCGATCCTGCCCTTGATGACATGTCCAAGATTTTCCGCGTTTCTCGCCTGACGCGGTTCAGGCATATTACTGTCCCCCAATTGGCGCCATTTTTTGCCGCCAGCGCCCGCACGGGAACAGCCTTGATCTGGAAGATTGTTCTCGTGGTCGAGTTCCTTGGCAGATCGAACGGTGTCGGCTTCCAGATCCATCTCTATTTCCAGCTCTTCGATGTGGCCATGGTGCTGACCTATGCTCTTGCATTCATCATTGTCATGCTCCTGATAGAGTTTGCCGTTCTTCAGCCTTGGGAACGCAGGGCAAGCCGTTGGCGGCGCGCATGA